CAGAGCCGGAAGCCGTGCTCGACGCACGCCGCTGGAAACTGCCCGCGGAAGAGATCGCAGCGTTGCGACTTCATCTTGCCGGCCGCCGCGAGGGCGAGTTCGCCGGCGTCTGGCCGGACAATGTGGGCGCAGTGACCGCGTTCCTGCTGGCCGCCTCACAATGGCGCACATCGATCAGAATGGATGAAAGGAGGCTGCGCACAGTGTTCGTCGGGCTCGACTATTCGGGGGCAAAGGTCGCGATCGACGCCGCCGGCATTGTCCTCTCCGGTCCGACCTTCGCCGGCCTGCAGGTGATGGAGATGGCCGCGCGCGACGCCCTCAACGGCGAGGCAATGTCATGACCTTGCGCATGTCCCTCGTTATCGACGGAGAAGTGTCGGGCGCTCGCCGCGCTGTGCGCGAGACGAAGGACGACATCGTCGATCTCGGCAAGACGGCCGAAGAGACCAACAAGAAGCTCGCGCCAGGCAGCACGATCGACTGGGGGCCGAAGGCTGCGGACAGCCTGAAGAAGATCAAGGACGATGCGCCGGGCGCGGCCGACGCCCTGGCCGATGTCGGCGAGGCCAGCCGCGATGCGAAGCCGGAGATCGACGCTGTCGGATCGGCGGCGGCGGGCGCTGCGCCGAAGTTCTCCAACCTCAAGACATTGGCCGCCGGCGCTCTGGCGGGTTTTGCGACCGGTCTTGGCGCCGCTGCGATCGCGGCAGGTCTGTCGGCGGCCGCGGGTGCCGCCGGCGAACTGGCGGCCGAGATATTGTCGAACACGCCGATGATCGAGCGGGACCTCAAGTCCCACGAGCAGCTCGTCCGCAACATCAAGGGCGCCTATGCGGAGGCCGAGGGCGCCGCCTCGTCCTACGGCAAGAATTCCACCTCGCTGCTACGCTTCCAGGCGCAGCAGGACATCACCAGGCTGGAGCGCGACCTTGAGGCGGCGCTGGCTGACGCCCAGCGCGGTGCGCTGCATCCGGCTGCGGATCCGCATGGGGGGACGCGTGCTTCGGGTGCCGCGTACGACCTCATCGCGCAGTTTCGCCAAGAGCTCCAGGAAGGCAAGGCCGATGTCATCGAATTCCGCAACGAGCTCGGCAAGATCGGCGAAAGCCTTCCGGCCGGAGATTCGCAACGCGGGCTGATCGAGCAGATCGTCGGGCAGACCGAAACGGCGGCGCAGCTGCAGTCGGAACTGGAGCGCGCCCGCGACCTGCTGCAGGGTCTCCAAGGCGACGCGGACGCTGCGGCGACGGCGCTCGGCGGCTCGGCCGATAAGTATCGCGGGCTGGGCGAAGCCAGCGGCGCTGCCGCTCCGCCCCTCGGCGAAGCGGCCGGCGGGATCCGGGCGGGCGGCGACGCCGCAGCGGCCGCCAATCCGCACCTCGCCGAGACGGAGCGGCTGCTGCGCGCCATCGCCGGTCTGCCGAGCCCGGCGCGCCAGGCGGTCACGCCGGTGACGGCTGGCCGCGCCTTCGCCGCGGGCGGCTACACCGGCGACGGACCGGCCAGCGAGGTCGCCGGCTTCGTACACGGCAGGGAATTCGTGTTCGACGCGGCGTCGACCGCCGCGATCGGCGTCGGCAATCTGGAGGCGATCCGGCGCGGCGTGCGTGGCTATGCAGCCGGCGGTTATGTAGGTTCCACCTCCGCCGGCACCGGGGCGAGTTGGCTCGGGATCGGCTGGGGCGGCCTGAGCCTGGACGACCTGGAGGACGCGCTCCAGGACCTGCGCGGCGCTGCGATCGGCCTCGCCAAGGCGTTGCTGTCGGGCGAAGATCCGATGGAGGCCCTCGCACAGGCGGCGCTGTCGCTGGCGGACAAGCTGGCGAACGCGGCGCTGAACGAGTTCGGCGACTATCTGTTCGGCAAGGCCGGAGAAGGCCTGAGCGGCATTTTCGGCAACGCGCTGAGCTGGCTGTTCGGCGGCAATGTGACCGCCGGCCTCTGGCACTCCGGCGGCACGATCGGCGCCGCTCCCGCCGCGTCCCGGTCGGTGCCGGCGTCGCTGTTCGCCGCCGCGCCGCGCCTGCATGGCGGCGGCATGATCCGGGCGGGAGAGAGGCCGGCCATCCTGATGGAAGGAGAGGAGGTCGGCTGGCCCGATCAGCTCGCCCGCAAATATGGCGGCGACCGCGGGGGACAGACGGTCAACAATTTCTATGTCGAGACACCGACGCCGCGCGCCTTCGCCGAAAGCCGCGCCACCGTCGCCCGCGGCGCCTCCCGCCTCGTCAACCGGCTGGGGCGCTACTCATGATGGCGCTCACGGGCCGCACCGCTCGCGTTGCTCGCTGGCCCTCCGCGGGGGCGGCGAACGATCGCCGGCGCGCGGTCGCGCGCTTGCCGCACCGCTTTTGCAGGCCGCAAGCGCGGCCCGGCCGTCGTCGGCCGCCTCGTCCGGAGCGCAGGCCCGAAGGCCCGCTCGCGCGTGAGGACAAATCATGACAACCGCCTTCATGGACGACGCGATCTTTCCGCTCCATGTCAGCCTAGGCTCGCCTGGCGGTCCTGACTGGCCGGCCGAGATCGTCGAGCTCGCCTCGGGCCGCGAGGAGCGCAATACGTCCTGGTCGGCGCCGTTGAGGACGTACGATGCGCGCTTCGGCGTGCGCACGCCGGCGGAGCTCTACGAGGTCCTGTCGCTCTATCACGTGGCGCTCGGCCGCTTGCGCGGATTCCGCTTCCGCGACTGGACCGATTATCGCTCCGGCGCGCCGAACCAGCAGCCGACGGCCACGGACCAGGCGCTGGGCATCGGCGACGGTGCGACCACTGTCTTCCAGCTCGTCAAGCGCTACGGCTTCGCGGGCGAGTATTTCGACAGGCGCATCACCCGGCCCTACGGCACGCTGCTGATCGCGGTCGACGGGGCGCCGATGGTCTCGGGCTGGTCGCTCGACGTCACGACCGGCACCGTGACGTTCGACGATCCCCCGGCCGACGAGGCCGTGCTGACATGGGGCGGCCAGTTCCATGTGCCGGTGCGGTTCGACTGCAAGCTCGACCAGATCTCGCTGCGCTCTGCCGCGATCGGCGACATTCCGTCGATCTTCCTGAAGGAGCTGAGGGAATGAAAACGCTTCCGTCCGGCCTTGCCGCGTCGGTGGCCTCCGGCGTCACGACGTTGTGCACCTGCTTTCGTGTGACTCGGCGCGACGGCGCGGTGTTCGGCTTCACCGACCACGACCGCGCTTTGGCGTTCGAAGGCGTCGATTTCGAACCCGGCACCGGGTTCACCGGCTCCGACGTGTCGGCATCCATCGGCCTCGCCGTCGACACGATGGAGGTGGACGGCGCGCTGTCCTCGGACGCGATCACCGAGGACGATCTGGCGGCAAAGCGCTGGGACGGCGCGGCGGTGACCGTGTGGCGGGTCGACTGGAGCGACGTTTCCGATCGCGTCGTTGTCCTCTCCGGCACGCTCGGCGAGATCGAGCGCGGGCCGGTCGCACACCACACCGAGCTGCGCAGCCTGGCGCATGCCCTCAACCAGCCGACCGGCCGGATCTACGGCGCCACCTGCGACGCAGACCTGGGCGACAGCCGCTGCGGCGT
The Mesorhizobium australicum genome window above contains:
- a CDS encoding DUF1799 domain-containing protein — encoded protein: MLDARRWKLPAEEIAALRLHLAGRREGEFAGVWPDNVGAVTAFLLAASQWRTSIRMDERRLRTVFVGLDYSGAKVAIDAAGIVLSGPTFAGLQVMEMAARDALNGEAMS
- a CDS encoding DUF2163 domain-containing protein → MKTLPSGLAASVASGVTTLCTCFRVTRRDGAVFGFTDHDRALAFEGVDFEPGTGFTGSDVSASIGLAVDTMEVDGALSSDAITEDDLAAKRWDGAAVTVWRVDWSDVSDRVVVLSGTLGEIERGPVAHHTELRSLAHALNQPTGRIYGATCDADLGDSRCGVDLGAPAYSDTGSVASSSSRNAFTTAGLGSFAADWCRRGKLTWTSGANEGLIVEVKRHLTLSGARAIELSEEMPFDIEAGDGFAIEAGCDKTIATCAAKFDNVVNFRGYPHMPGNDWIMSYPNRDDGNDGGSRLRDGGLFAT
- a CDS encoding DUF2460 domain-containing protein, which translates into the protein MTTAFMDDAIFPLHVSLGSPGGPDWPAEIVELASGREERNTSWSAPLRTYDARFGVRTPAELYEVLSLYHVALGRLRGFRFRDWTDYRSGAPNQQPTATDQALGIGDGATTVFQLVKRYGFAGEYFDRRITRPYGTLLIAVDGAPMVSGWSLDVTTGTVTFDDPPADEAVLTWGGQFHVPVRFDCKLDQISLRSAAIGDIPSIFLKELRE